Within the Montipora foliosa isolate CH-2021 chromosome 11, ASM3666993v2, whole genome shotgun sequence genome, the region GCCAATTAGAACATTTAAGCCACTGCTGCAACTATGAAATTTGAGTTGGACAGTGAGAGGTATTTTAGATATACAGAAGACACATAAGGTTTGAAATTCCAGTACTGTTGAACGAAGTCAGTTACATGACAGACCCTTATTGCAGGTCTTGCAAGTCTTTAGATCAGTTCCTTTCATTGCTCTTCATgaagatctttaaggatcttaaTTAGTAAGGATCCTCAAAATTCCTTGTAAGGATCTTTATCAAGATCCTAAAAGATCCTCACGAATCAtttgaggatctttcaaggatcctaaaaAGATCTCTCGACTCAGTTCTTAAAAAGATCTTTATCAAGATCCTTGACGATCCTCAAGGATGTCatgaagatctttgaaagatctttttgaTTAGATCATTAGATTGCAAACTTTAAGATCTTTCCAAAGATCCTTGAAAGGTCCTTAAAGATTATACGAGGATTCATCAAGGATCTTCAAGGGTCTTGATAAAGGTCTTTTCAAGATCAGTTCAAAGATCCttttaggatccttgaaagatctgTGATCAAAGAATTCTTGAGGATCTGCAAAGATCCTTACCAAGATCTTGAAATATATTCTCACcaggatctttgcaagatcctcGCAGGATCCTCACTGactctttgaggatctttacAATTCCTAACTAAACTGCAATTAAGAACTTTCAAAGATCTTCCAAGGATCCTTAAAAGATCCtcatcttcaaagatcttttgcAGGTCCTTGAcaatctttaaggatccttgaagatcctcaaagatcctcTGAGCACGTCTCTTCATTCGTTCATGATAATGTACCGACCTAGTTGCAATGGTGTGCTTCAAAAAGAATTTATTGAATTGGGTAATGTAAAAGAAAGTTTCCATTTTTAGGCAGCTCTCAAGCGTGGCGCAGTGTCTGTCCAAGGGCCGTGGGATGACACAGATGAGGGAGGAACTGTCACTTTTGCAACAGTCCAAACGGTTGGTGGATCATCTTCCATCACGAATTGGAGAAACATCTTTCCTTGCTAAAACTGCTTAGAACCTACTCATTGATTATTTATGATGTTTTCTAATGCTAAGGGTCCTTGGAACAACCATGAAACATTCAAAAATCTATGGCATGAAAGTTGagaatcctcaaggatcttggccAAGATATTGAACTAATGATCTTTTCAGATCTTATTTTGTTGTATATTACAGACTGCATTCAAAATATAATTCATGCCACATTATTGCAGATGCTGTGAACCTATGTTTCCATTGAGAGCTGTGAACAGCACAGTGTAAACATTGCAGTCCTCATAAATTTGTAAGGGAACAGAGTGCCTTTTTAAGCTGCACAAAGAAAGAGTCAAGTTGCTCTCTGAAATAGTAGATGAGGTCACATGCATGTGCCCTCCTATACACTGTATGTTTAATTAAGTGCTTTTTGCATTAAATTTTGATGAAACCCAGTTTGTTGGAAATTTGTACAATTGTAAAGTACACCAAGAACTGTGAATTTCAGAATTTCTCATAATGTTTTAGTTCCAAGGCTTAAAGCAACACTTTCTTTTTAGTATGGTGATACAACACACACTTTTGTTGAGAGAAAAGGTTACGATGGACTGTTTTTACCTGGATACAAACCTCCAGTGACAACGGATTGTTATCTTGCTAAACTGTAAGTACCTTTTTGACAAGAATTACGATTATTATGCCAATTAAGTTAGCATTATAGATTAAGGAACTTTTTGAAGATCAACTATTTTGAGTGCTTGAGAAAACCCCTGTCCAGTCGTCCCGGACAAATAGATTACATGCACGGGCAAATGACTTTGCCAGACCACTTGCCCAACAGGCAGTTATAAAGCACCCATTTTATCAAGTAGTACAAAAGATGtctgaataaaaagaaaaacaatatttaaagttatttaTAATTTGTTAATGAACCCAGGCAAGTGAAGGAACCCTTCGGACAAGTGGATGATGAAGTTTGCtagaatttgaactatttgcTACATGTAGGTCTGCAGCCttcctttaaagtgctactgtgatcaaaaaatcacttcctttttttgcttaacacttgactggcaaaattttgagctttgatttttacccAAAGGCTGTTCACTCTGAGTTAGGgtttagttttggatttcacggtcagccattactcacgttcaaaactgactgattggatctagggaaaagggatgtcattgactcactagcttaaaatttcagcgtgtaaacgcagcttataataatatatatgcaaaacatgtgtttaaaagtctgaaagcccgaaaatCCCATGCTGCATAATTATTAATTCAGCCTTGTACACATGCGTTGCATACTTAAACTATCGAGTCTTTGCcggacgtcattttctcctcgactcAGCTCTCTCaagttccccattgacgagtaaaatcgtctggcgttagacagagtaaaatctataagtctcattggcccttacaggagtgaaagggataattattaattaaataggaaaattcccaCTATCTTTTTGAAATCGAGGCTTATTAACGTAGTTCACTTACTGTTTAGGtaacgtagttttgaaatccaaagaaaaatgaaaattgattttttggtcatagtagcactttaaaatatCCTCTTTTGTGTTAATGTCATCACTGTGTAACTCAGTCCTCCAGGAAATCTCCGCTTCATTGATCATGTGGTTGGAAATCAACCcgaaagtgaaatggtgaccaTTGCTGAATGGTGAGTGCAGCTGTACgtctgtacatgtacttcatttCCAGCTTAAAACCTTAATTTCAACCGTTCCCATTAAGTTGGTCTTCCATTTCCTCCCACCAAATTTTGGCGCATGTAAACAGTGATGTGGGTGATGAGTGTCCATAGGTGCCTAATAATAAGTTGCTTTGCCCTGTGTAATTTCCATTATGTACAGTATGTTGTGGTTggaatttttcaaaccagttcaattttgatttttctttgtctaatattcatgtaatctgaagcaaaggaaaatcaaaattgaacgagTTGTGTATTATTTTAAGTGTGACCTGTGTTACATATTCTATTGCATTTTAGTGTTCGTGAAAATTGTCCGACCACTCCCGCACCCAGAGGTAGTCCTGCCTCCCGACTTCCACCGGGATAGTCTGTACGGGCGGATGGACGTATGGAAGTACATGACGCCATCGCCATGACCAAAATTTCTCGTttggatagatttcccaaaaaatcttacccatggtgctccgctacaaatgatggattgagtttgttatCCTGAGTTACCTGGTTTTGAAttactgtttttgtttttgttttctttctcttttgagGTATGAGAGAAATTTGCAGTTTCACAGGTTTTGGTCCGTAGATGACAAACAGGTATGAGATATATTTAACtgattaataatttaataaaggAAATAGAAAACTAGTGGTTTATTATTTGACAATAATTGTGTATGTGATACATTCGTCTTATTTAATCAGTTACATAAGcttgttgttaattttgttcGTTTAGATGCTTCGTAATAAAAAACAGTGGTCCGATATGAACACTGAATAAGAAGCGTTGAATAAGTAGTTGACCGATGTTTGTGCCAGAGTTGTATCACTTTTAGGTACACTCTTGGCTTCATATTGTGCGTCCTTGTCAGTCATACTGTAAACTTAACATAAAAGTTAATTGTAAGGTAATAGAGATCAACCTTCGTAGTACGACAAAATGGCAAGTGTTTCTCTGAAATTTGGTCTTTAGTTGAACTCGAGGATACTTCTTTGATTTCTGGACATTTCTTGCTTTTAGCTATTTTTAGAGGAATCAATAAAGAAATCTAAATGAAATAATGTAATTTTTGTGTTCTTTCAAATGGTTTTCCATTTGATTAGATTTGTGAAAACCGAATCCTATGAGATGAGAGCGTTTCTCGGCTTtggcatttgaaagatatgtaaaATGATGTTTTTACATATTCAGGATGATAAAAAGTTATTCGTGGTGCTAAGGGAAATTTCACCTACAGTGTATGATGCGCTTGTTCGCGTGCGCTATCCTCGAGCTGCAGAAGATCTATGCAGTTTTAGAAGTGATAGTGAATTAATTTTAAAGGAACTTAGTGTGCTTTCCACTCAGCCACAATTTCTGGAAATTTCGGTATTAAGTCAAATGGAACAGGCCATGCCCGTTTTCTCCAACTGGATTATTTGGGACAAACTTTGAAGGTGATGAACTTTGACTGCTTCGATCAATCGGGCCGAAAGATAAGTAATTATAATAGTAAAAACTTATTATTATACTTGATCGGTCAGCTTACCTCGGGATAATTTACGTCCAATAAGTCAATAATATTGTTGCAAACATGCGACAAACAAGTTATGCGATCTTTGTATGGGAGAAAACCTTAAGGTGAAGCGTATTAAGTCAGATAATAGGCCGAACGCTTGAAAACCTCGGTAATCGCATATTTTTCTCTTACATGTGAGCAATTCTAACTAGTGTGgtgtggaggggggggggggggtggttgaGGGATGTCGGgggtggggagaggagagggtGCTTTTTGTGGCGTCAATGTCAATCACCGGTACACTCGTATTGCTTTTCTCTTCTATTGCTCATGTTTATATCTGTTTTTGTAGATACACACAGAGTATAGTGCACTGCGGTCAATCGTTGTCACAAACTGGGAAGAAACAATTAAAATGCCAATTAATGAACCCGCTCCAGGCAAGCGGAAGAGTCAGAttcaggtttgtttgtttgttgaagCAGGTTTTAGTATAAACTGGTAGCTATACAGTTGAGGTGTTTACACCTTCAATcaaaggccagaccacaacattGGGATCTACATCTCCTGGTCTTCTCAAGCTTTCGCTGTAACTTCACTAACGTCACAGTGTGAACGTCATTTGTCCAATATTTCCTGTTGAATTGCTGGAAAACAGAGGTGAACGTTCGGACCAACTCCATCTGTTGGTTTGCAAGAATACTGCGAGCACGTTTTGCCATTTGAGCtgataaaaaacaaagaaacatattGACAGCAAGGTCCGTCATTCCCTGGCCATACCCTTTTTGCATTGGTGTTGATTCCGTAGAAAACGGACCCTGGAATTGAGTTTACTAATCTCGTTCTTCTCGAAAAATGTTTTACTCTGACTTTTGGTAGTGCTGTGCAATGTACAGTATTTTTTGGTTTTGGATTTGGAGGCATTTTCGGCAAAAGTCGGGGAAAATTGGCAACATCTCATGAGAATTCTTTTGTAAACTGAGCATTCTTATTTGCAATCAATGAAACAGGATTGTTAGGGCGCACTTTAAACTTTCTTTGAACTTGATTGTTATAGTTTGTAAGTGAAATGGGCAACTCATGCATGTCATTGATTTTCAGGAGTATGTTGATTACTATGGTTCAGCTGGAGTGCAGCACATTGCCCTCAACACCTCTGACATCATTGCAGCTGTAAGTTGgtcaagaaaaaaaagttatatcAATATCGTTGTAACGGCATTTTGTTCAATGTCGGTGATAAAAAATCCAAGTTCCTTTGATTTAACCCTTTCGCTCCTAAACCGGCCATCATTGAgtagtaaaatcatctggcattagaccgAGTAAATTATATGTGTCCCTTCTGGGGAACAAAGGGTTGATGAACACCAAGAAAGCACTGCTGTCGACGCTCTCTTTTCCAAGAACTATGTTACCTGTTAcactcaatagaccttttccAACTCTGATCACATGgcacaaaaaccgccatactggaacgcaaattgcccactggtacatctaaaacaaagaaaatgtaaattagcttttttttattttagatgTCCCAGAGCGCAATTTGCGTTCTAGTATGGAGCTTTTTGTACCAATTGATCActaacctgcaaagggcccatttttttttttttctttttgtcgtGCATAGCTGAGGACGGGAAGAATGGAAGTGCTTTaaacatgaagaaaaaaaaaaaaaaaaaaaaaaaaacccagtttGTTCGAGCGGTGACTGAGTGTTAGAGAAAGACAAACATACCCGTGACCAAGGTTGGGAGGCCACGCTTATGTAGTGTCTGCGCGCTAAGTCACCCGGAAGAAGGGATCCTCGGGCCATAAATCAAAGGGGAagaactcggtccgtaacttacagtacggtcCGCGAAAACGAGATTAGGAAGAGGCATCTaagtatatgtaatcgcatgggtctgagggcaattaaggattaatttcacttgaatattcaaagttttcacaaaattggcaatttggaaaactccgaaaatacaagtgaaattaatccttaattccATGAGGGCACATAGCGATTACATTCACTTagataaagggcaaaattatttaGAGAAGCCCGTTCACTAATGCCACGAaaaatgacaatcaacttaacatgctttcattcgattaaagttcaattcaataagtCGTTGCTGTCAAGAGCAGTAGCGCTTAAAGTGTATTAATATTTATATATGAAAAAagtcagaatctggaagaagattctcttgtaatttcgctttctctggataagcaactgttaaccaatcaggatcacgtaatcatgccctcttgattaccaaaattGCCCtggtgattaagaaaaaatgccctccgtctcagccattgagcattcagtaattttgccccgctTGTGATAAAGGAAAGTAATCATCTCGGTAAATGAGGCAACTTCACTAGTTGtgaaagaagcctgaaaaaaccCAGTTTTGAACCATTCTCGTCCGAAGAgttcgcttttcttttggtcagcgccaagaacacggactctggccacagccatAACTACGCGCAGTCGCGGTAATAGTACAGTGTTTCGAATTTCTGAGAATGCGCAGAAGAGCCGTAAGTCTGTGATTCTTGGACTTCCtgctttggctgtggccagagtccgtgttcttggcgctgaccaaaagaaaagcgctGGCATCGGAGCTGGGAACTGGTCGTATTGTAACCTGTAGTAGGTGAAGGTGTGGTGGGGAATATCTGAAAGGTTTCGTAGATTTGAGTTGTGGTTAATATGTCATTCAATTTAAACTTAGGTGTCAAACTTAAAGGAAAGAGGAATGGAATTTTTGACTATTCCTGACACTTATTATGAAAACCTTCGTGCTCGACTGAAGGATGCTCCAATCACAGTGACAGAAGATCTGGATGTGGTAAGTTCACTGCTACCTCATAAGACAAAACTGACACCGTTTcgttgaaaatttatcttcaagtcgATTGCTTAAAAAAACTCAGAAAAACTTAAAATCCCTTGAAGCGTAAACCTGTAGAATTGGACTACTTGTTTTTCCTTTGAGAACCTAACATAGAAAAAATAGCGTTCAAAGGAAAGAATCCTTTTTGTGGATTCAAAACTGCATTTAAGGAACATTAAATGATCATATTACTTTCATTCTCAGAGCATGAATATTGACGAAATAAGAACACTAAAACTGACACCTCGAACCTATGACGAGACTTCCTTACTTAAGTTGGATCATGGGCTCATTGCCTGCACCGGTTTATCACAACGGGTGAATACCACCGGTAACCAGGCCCGCTTATCTGTTGTTCGCTATACTGGTCAGTAGGTTGGCGAGCTCCTGGCTGTATCGTGTCAAGTATGTTGATGATACTACTGTTTTTGAGATCATCCCTAGGTGCTCGCCAAGCTACACTTATTTATCATGTGTAGCGAGCCACATTCCTCGCTTCCAGGCCGAACGTGGGATGCACCTCGATCCTAAGAAGTGCCGGGAAATGGTAATCAATTTTCTGCAGTACCAGCCTGCCCCACTTAACGCACTGCAGCTAATGGGCTCGGTCATCAAATGTGTCAGTAGTTATAAGATCCTCGGTTTTCATCTGACTTGGACTGTGCACATTATGTTTTCAAGAAAGCCAATAAGCCCCTAGTGTACGCTCTCAGGTTACTTAGAAAATCAGGAGTGCCTGTTAAAGACCTCATAGCAATATATTTTGCGCTTATAAGATCAGTTTTGGAATATGCGTCCCCTGTTGTGGCTTCCCTGTCCGATTATTTGGATGGTGTAATAGAAGGGGTGCAAAATAGAGCACTCCGTATCCTACTACCTGACCCAAGCTACCGTAAGGCCTTGATAGCGTCAGGCCTTGGCACTCTCTCCTCGCGTCGGAGAGATGCTTGGAATAAATTCGTATAGCTTGCCTACGAAAAGGAACCGTCGCGGTCCCGTCGCTCACGTCAGGTAGTACGAATTTAGTTTTGAAACAAGCCAAGACCAAGAGATTACGAGACTTTGTGTCGGTTAAATACGCTGAAGACTAGGGCTACATTGACTATTGGAACCATATTCCCGTGTGATCAATATATTTATGTATATGTATTTTGTATTTATGCAGCTACAATGTATAATTCAGTGTTATGCACTGCAAgatattcaaataaaaaaacatcatcatcatcatcaagtcTAATCTTTTGGCACTTTCCATTCGACAAAAATTCTCAGTTTTAACTTCAGAAAATTTTGCGCTTGACCAATCGTAGTGACGTCGTATTTTCGCCCAAATCTAATAAGACTGTCTTCCTCGCAGCTTCAGAAGTTGAAGATTTTGGTGGATTTTGATGATAAGGGGTACCTGCTGCAGATATTCACAAAACCCATGCAAGATAGACCAACTTTGTTCTTGGAAGTGATTCAGAGACACAACCACCAGGTAAGCTTCACATAgcattctttttttccttcagccttttttttcaaaaggatTCTGCCCTATGTATatcagttattattaaaaactggatcattggataatgcaattcgagagttttgattggctaagccatcatgggttatgagccattataccatgatctacaaacacggcaagcatatgagtgattttttgggcctttttattttcattgtagtctagttttctacaTTTTGGGGgcgtaaaaacaattattccactcgcgcttgttggatatgagatgattatagccaactcggcgctacgcgcctcgttagctatctatcatctcatatccaacgcgcgctcatggaataataggccatttccgagttcttgcctgcctcatcttcaaagcgagtcaaagtgcgaagtttttgttatgaaaattagttttcattcatatgtaaagtagaactaattaccatcacaaagacttcgcacgtagactcgctttgaagaggaggcagacttgaactcggaaatggcctattgttacTTAGTAtataaaacagtggatagcgttgaaggcgcgctctgattggctactcgtAATGTCCCCGAGTAACGCGCGCGGGATTTTTGCGCCCGAAAATTTTGTAATCATTGCAAATGACTTCAAATAATCTTTTcttgctatattatctcactgtttaaACAGTGTATAGTATAGAGCGACTTtggtatgaccttgaaaaagtgttcgcaatttgtttcacagaccaatgtttggcaagattaaaacaaagcttctccttactcccgccaaggaaactcctaatatgggcagtaaacagttcgattgcccaatcacagtactgcatttcaaatgaagtcaaagcgaaatgccgatcgctttccagaaagttctatggagagatgacgttgtttgcatccgcgttcgctaagccaatgaaaattcaggctcgtttgtttttgctcGATAAGCGAAttgaatgttttgcatttttgtttacattctgttttgacgtttatttttcaaggtcatatgaaagtcgctctatgctaaaacaactattcacctgaGTGGAGGTGGCTATGGTGGATATTTACAAAGCCGCcgagcggcgaggtaaatatccatcaCTACCAACGTGTTTATACGAAAAGTAGTGCTCACTTCCATTACAAAATCgggcacaaaaaaaaattagtagAACGTAACAATTTAGCTCGATTGGAAAAAAGGGCCGCTCTGAAGGAGTTGTTACAGAGCTAAGTGCTGTGTAAGCACTGCCATTCAAATGGACCGATAAAGGCTGAGCGATTTAGCCGAAATATTTCTTTTCCAGTCGAGCTACATTGTTACTTTATAGTCATATTTTTTGAACGTGAATGGATGTGGAATGGACATTTTTGCTTCTATTACCTCGTTTTGAAACAGAGGTCCCTATGAGAGATTTGGCTCCCGAAAAGAAATCAACGCTCAGCACATCTAATCGTGTTAGAGACCACAAATTAGAGTACCCACGCGGCCTCGAGAAGGAGTTTTCCTTTTTGAGCACGCCGATCACTTTAAAACAAGCTCAACCTCCAAACTCAATGGGCACCCTTTGCACAGTACTGGAAAAATCGATCTTAATCAGAACTTTGCTTTCTCTCTTTTATTCCTAAACATTTGTCTTTATTCGCAGAATTATGAATGGTATTCACAAGTAAAAGGCATTAAAAAGACGTTTTCACTGATCCTTACGAATTTTGAGCTCGCTTTAAGATCGACTTTTGATTCGATTTAACTGAGGAACAGATATCATAAAGGCTTATAAGTTGTTTGATTGAGGATTGATAACTTTCAATTTTCTCCGCTGTACAGGGTTTTGGAGCTGGAAACTTCAAATCACTTTTTGAAGCAATTGAATTGGATCAGGAAAGGAGAGGAAACCTTTACTAACCTCTTGTCGTTCCTTAGTTGGTAATGATCTGCTCTGTTGGAAAAAAAGGGGGAAAGACGCGGTGAAGGATTGTAACCGCTGATAAAAAATTACACACACAGGGAGGAATTTTCCGTTGTAATGACTACCTATGCTATCACATCAGACAAGAAAAGAATTCGCGTTTACGCTCGCTCTGACACCGAGGCTAAAGTTAACTCACGAGATTAAGGAAGAAGAAGATGATCTTAAAGCGGaagaaataatgtttgcaaGTCGTCAAGATGGCAGTGCCATTAACTGATTAtgaaattcttctttttttttttttgatacaagcgatttttttgcaagaaaTTTCAAACATTTGATTGTTAAACACGACGACGCACTACAAAGCCCCAtgcaaacgaatgcaacattgttggccaacaactcccaacattgcaacattgtttgCCAACAATATCcaacattgcaacattgttggccaacaactcccacaTTGCAagattgttggccaacaactcccaacatggcaacattgttggccaacaattcCCAACAtggcaacattgttggccaacattgttgcgtgttacatgttgcgtccTTTTGCACACCCTCCTGCACGTTGTTGCGTGTTTTTGttgcacgaagtttgaaactggtcaaacatttgagccaacaactttcaacatttctcttgttccgtgatcgccgaagcgtagcgcaacaatgttggatccgttggcacagctcttccaacattgttggtgCCTCGCACGCGCATGGTCTCCATGGAGGTGCCGAAGATTGTAAGTTTACAACgtcttatgggtcgtatccttcccataatacatTGCACGTCCTTACATTGCTAGAAGTTGTTGCGTCCGTTGCACACAACTGCCAACATAATCCAACATATAtgcagaaccaacaactcccaacaatgttgcgccaaGAACTCCCAATATTCGTGCAATATtcttccaacaatgttgcgtccgtttgtaTGGGGCTTGAAATGGTTCGCTTCACGCGCcgtttttattcaaacacaCCTCACCTGGTAATCCAAGAAggcgatcaacaaacagcaacaccgAGAAGGAACTCTTTTTAAGGGTTATATCCATGGCGAAAAAACGGATTGGGGATTTTGAAGCAAGAGCGACAGATAACatcttttagtatataccaaaacagtggagagcgttgaacgcgcgctaATTGCATATTACGCATAAATTGTCGTTGGGCACAAATTATCGTAGAGCTCTGTCTGCGTTCACGGTTAATATTGACATACGCCCTAAGGTACTACGCCTTTTATCATGCGTTTTCTTGTTGAACATAATTTTTACActttcagatcatctttttgtTTGAGAAGACGTTTTCCTTAAGTTATATAGGCAGTGTGAGTAAGATTTAAGGTAAATGACGTTGTCACATAATGTTATTTCACGCGTATTTAAAATGGGAGATTGGTTCCAAATCAAATACCTGCATAAAGTAAAAACCCGTGTTAAGAAGCATATattttaagtgaaaaaaaaaaaaaaaacaaaatggatGCGCACGATCATTTCAcctggtcaattagcagccatggacaggtgtgctttttttgttttgttcatagATTTTACCATGCTTTTATGAGTTTACAGTGACATTAGGGCATCTGAACTCTcaagagaagaaaagaagagCAACacaaggagctaatgagagatctttgttttcgtctaccaacatggcgacgatgACGTCTCTTGGACACCtcctttaaaatttcttttctcCAATTTTCACTAAATGACTAGAATTTGGTgttagactttcatataccggacaaGAATGGGGCATGGCAAGAGGGAATTAGATTAGGAAtgtctgattaggtattgttatatTGGTTTTGTTCGTTTACTTTATAGATATTAATTATTTCAGATCCGGTAGATGAAAGACGAGACAAAGTTTTAGGAAACTCAAACCATTTTGCAGTTCTAAAGTGCACTGTTTGTTGGTGATTCATTTTTTATAAGAGtctgtttttaaatttttgcgtAAAACAGATTCTTGCGCAGAATCCAGTTTGACGGAGAATCATATCATAACAGGGTCTAAATTGTAGAAATTAAACACGAGTTTTTACTGTATGGCAAGTGTAGACAACAGTGATGtgtattaaatgaaatttattgGTCTTCCTCCGATCAACGTCCGCAACgataaatgggaaaaaaaattataattgtgcaagaataaagtggaaaaaaatatgtttcgTGTTCTTTCGTTGCATCGTTGTTTTATCGCAGTGATTTCGGACGGTTAGTTACGTGTCgcgaaaatag harbors:
- the LOC137975622 gene encoding 4-hydroxyphenylpyruvate dioxygenase-like; amino-acid sequence: MTTYTDKGEKPEIGSFIAFHHITFWVGNAKQAASYYCNKMGFRPFGYKGLETGSREVVSHAVKQDKIIFVFQSPLNPLGEISEIMGKHLMTHGDGVKDVAFEVEDCIGLYKAALKRGAVSVQGPWDDTDEGGTVTFATVQTYGDTTHTFVERKGYDGLFLPGYKPPVTTDCYLAKLPPGNLRFIDHVVGNQPESEMVTIAEWYERNLQFHRFWSVDDKQIHTEYSALRSIVVTNWEETIKMPINEPAPGKRKSQIQEYVDYYGSAGVQHIALNTSDIIAAVSNLKERGMEFLTIPDTYYENLRARLKDAPITVTEDLDVLQKLKILVDFDDKGYLLQIFTKPMQDRPTLFLEVIQRHNHQGFGAGNFKSLFEAIELDQERRGNLY